In a single window of the Leptospira sanjuanensis genome:
- a CDS encoding M48 family metallopeptidase has translation MKKSFKSLLLTAGTLSICLTLGAQKNNTINFDAELYAQIVRQSAYQYGAILKSRKVLKDHNNWKKPIDTAFRKLADSSGNPTFPIVYNLIQDNSFNAFAMAGGQFCINSGTLDILDQVITNSEPDAKDKMSFYRERYIAGVLSHELSHYYNKHTFNAVKKFYQLKENPTGEAVLNNVKFSQEQEVDADQTGFQLLNKAGYGGEYMIRTLELMSDIDNQYKEYIVSKKLDKVSPESMTSLYFTSHPSPNDRLSRFSGDKQELYSLLATLEKTYDDIQFGKNLDQAKSNLEKALSKFPGNTHLEKSYAVCLHKIWMATASNDDLKIKPVIDMPSFRDSMIFPGGLRKRAVMRAIPGNQAAYNKAKEAYQKVIVKTEDPYFISNYAVLLSYSTEENDMNVAKSLAGNTVRAENSIPLANNFGVVLYWTDDQDKALEVFKSVATMVDKRVQSFGEKAKSNPDIQAYLQGIGNSIRQKTQLDPDYVYENFTPILNYVLLESYKEKTPKTKQLAMYYLENYDSSSGWAKYTADLHGITLPDPSQTPKQNVFKVGGVGPGDKLEDLLKLWGKPDKIQVDKSSGSEFYIYSKKETSFLLSIGSVLQVNAYGDNSPGLDKGVAIGTDRGSAERVFGKQFQKSGQYLGYTQNGNAFVKYRKNKVDQIILQ, from the coding sequence ATGAAAAAATCTTTCAAATCCTTGCTCCTTACCGCCGGAACTTTATCGATCTGTTTAACGCTCGGTGCTCAAAAAAACAACACGATCAATTTCGATGCGGAACTCTACGCGCAAATCGTCCGCCAGAGTGCCTATCAGTATGGAGCGATTCTCAAATCCCGCAAAGTTCTCAAAGACCACAACAATTGGAAGAAGCCGATCGATACGGCGTTTCGCAAACTTGCGGATTCTTCCGGCAATCCTACGTTTCCGATCGTTTACAATCTGATCCAAGACAATTCGTTTAACGCGTTCGCTATGGCGGGCGGTCAGTTCTGCATCAACTCCGGGACGTTGGATATTTTGGATCAGGTGATTACGAACTCCGAACCGGACGCAAAGGACAAGATGAGCTTTTACCGCGAACGATACATCGCGGGAGTTTTATCGCACGAGCTTTCGCACTATTACAACAAACACACGTTCAATGCGGTTAAGAAATTCTATCAGCTCAAAGAGAATCCGACGGGCGAAGCGGTGTTGAACAACGTGAAATTCTCCCAAGAACAGGAAGTTGACGCGGATCAAACGGGGTTTCAACTTCTTAACAAAGCCGGTTACGGCGGAGAATATATGATCCGCACTTTGGAATTGATGAGCGACATCGACAATCAATACAAAGAATACATCGTGAGCAAAAAACTGGATAAAGTAAGTCCGGAATCGATGACCTCTTTGTATTTTACGAGTCATCCGTCTCCGAACGATCGTCTTTCGAGATTCAGCGGAGATAAACAGGAACTCTATTCACTTCTTGCAACTTTGGAAAAAACGTACGACGATATTCAGTTCGGAAAGAATCTAGATCAGGCCAAATCCAATCTGGAAAAGGCCCTTTCTAAATTTCCGGGAAACACGCATTTGGAAAAATCTTACGCGGTTTGCCTTCATAAGATTTGGATGGCGACCGCGAGCAACGACGATCTGAAAATTAAACCTGTGATCGATATGCCTTCCTTCCGCGACTCGATGATCTTCCCCGGAGGACTTCGCAAAAGAGCAGTTATGCGAGCTATCCCCGGAAATCAAGCCGCTTACAATAAAGCGAAAGAAGCCTATCAAAAGGTGATCGTTAAAACCGAAGATCCGTATTTTATTTCGAACTACGCCGTTCTTCTTTCCTATTCCACCGAAGAAAACGATATGAACGTGGCAAAATCGCTCGCCGGTAATACGGTTCGAGCGGAGAATTCCATTCCTCTTGCGAATAACTTCGGCGTGGTTTTGTACTGGACGGACGATCAGGATAAAGCGTTGGAAGTGTTCAAATCCGTCGCTACGATGGTGGACAAACGCGTTCAATCCTTCGGAGAAAAGGCAAAATCAAATCCGGACATTCAAGCATATCTACAAGGAATCGGAAATTCGATCCGTCAAAAAACCCAACTCGATCCGGATTACGTTTATGAAAACTTCACTCCGATTTTGAATTATGTTCTTCTTGAATCCTACAAGGAAAAGACTCCGAAAACGAAACAACTCGCGATGTATTATCTGGAGAATTACGATTCTTCTTCCGGTTGGGCGAAATACACCGCGGATCTTCACGGAATTACCCTTCCCGATCCTTCGCAAACTCCGAAACAAAACGTCTTTAAAGTCGGAGGAGTAGGTCCGGGAGATAAACTCGAAGACTTATTAAAACTCTGGGGAAAACCGGATAAGATCCAAGTCGATAAATCTTCCGGCAGCGAATTTTATATCTATAGCAAGAAAGAGACTTCTTTTCTTTTGAGCATCGGATCGGTTCTTCAAGTAAACGCGTACGGAGACAATAGTCCCGGACTGGATAAGGGAGTCGCGATCGGAACGGATCGAGGCTCGGCGGAAAGAGTTTTTGGAAAACAATTTCAAAAGAGCGGCCAATATCTCGGTTACACGCAAAACGGAAACGCATTCGTGAAATATAGAAAGAATAAGGTCGATCAGATTATTCTTCAGTGA
- a CDS encoding SCO family protein — translation MIFRISLIAGIVFCSFSTSLFAYDPAARFDKNEKPKELEGVGVKERLGNQLDLSLLFRDETGKPVPFGSFFKKDKPVLLSLVYYKCPTLCNFHLNGITDTLKKLNWQVGNEFEYVAVSFDPKETAELAQAKKNAYIKEYSRGDGRGWHFLTGDQKEITALAESVGFSYKWNPENEQWIHSSVAYVITPSGKISRYLHGITFDERMLRLSLLEASDGKIGDFTDQFALFCFQFDPGKNTYTLYAYNMMKLGGFFTLLILAAFLIPFWIRHNRNSELIRKE, via the coding sequence TTGATCTTTAGAATTTCCCTAATCGCAGGGATTGTATTTTGTTCATTCTCAACTTCTCTGTTCGCTTACGATCCTGCCGCTCGGTTTGATAAAAACGAAAAGCCGAAAGAATTGGAAGGGGTTGGAGTGAAGGAAAGGTTGGGAAATCAACTCGATCTTTCACTTCTTTTTCGAGACGAAACGGGAAAGCCGGTTCCATTCGGTTCTTTTTTCAAAAAGGACAAACCTGTTCTTCTTTCTCTCGTTTATTACAAGTGCCCCACTCTTTGCAACTTCCATCTCAACGGAATTACCGATACGTTAAAAAAGCTGAACTGGCAGGTGGGAAACGAATTCGAATATGTCGCCGTTTCCTTTGATCCGAAAGAAACCGCGGAACTGGCACAAGCGAAGAAGAACGCTTACATAAAAGAATATTCTCGCGGCGATGGAAGAGGTTGGCATTTTCTTACGGGAGATCAAAAAGAGATTACGGCTCTTGCCGAGTCGGTCGGATTTTCCTATAAATGGAATCCGGAGAACGAACAGTGGATTCATTCTTCCGTTGCTTATGTCATCACTCCTTCGGGAAAGATTTCCCGTTATCTCCATGGGATCACGTTCGATGAAAGAATGTTGCGACTTTCTCTTCTGGAAGCGTCCGACGGTAAAATAGGGGATTTCACGGACCAGTTCGCCCTTTTTTGCTTTCAATTTGATCCAGGAAAAAATACTTATACTTTGTACGCTTATAATATGATGAAGTTGGGTGGTTTCTTCACTCTTCTTATTCTGGCGGCGTTCTTGATCCCATTCTGGATCAGGCATAACAGAAATTCCGAACTCATTAGGAAGGAGTAA
- a CDS encoding ankyrin repeat domain-containing protein — MKLLNFILNEFGNIFFKTDFLRARVSFLAAGFFVWSGCILPQERFIPDSNLSPTDYVYKGDLQGLENSLRAGKGINQRDQFFRNYTPLMVAAREGEYLIAEYLVRNGADVNARTRDGHTALMMAAFNRYPEIVKLLIRSGADIHATTVQGHTAWSEATLEDSKRVQEILLQAGAGKKQ; from the coding sequence ATGAAACTTTTGAATTTCATTCTCAACGAGTTTGGAAATATCTTTTTTAAAACGGACTTCCTTCGGGCGAGGGTCTCGTTCTTGGCGGCAGGTTTTTTCGTTTGGTCCGGTTGTATTCTCCCGCAGGAACGATTCATTCCCGATTCGAATCTGAGTCCCACGGATTACGTTTACAAAGGCGATTTGCAGGGTTTAGAAAATTCTCTGCGAGCCGGTAAGGGAATCAATCAACGGGATCAATTTTTCCGTAATTACACTCCTTTGATGGTAGCAGCGAGAGAAGGGGAATATCTGATCGCGGAATATCTCGTTCGAAACGGCGCGGACGTGAATGCGAGAACGCGTGACGGTCATACCGCCCTCATGATGGCAGCATTCAATCGATATCCTGAAATCGTAAAACTTTTGATTCGTTCCGGAGCGGATATTCACGCTACGACCGTGCAGGGGCACACCGCTTGGAGTGAAGCTACATTAGAAGATTCTAAAAGAGTTCAGGAGATTCTTCTGCAAGCGGGAGCCGGTAAAAAACAATGA
- a CDS encoding sensor histidine kinase — protein MGLLRFTDHIYKEKDYLTRNKAFHLFIFNVASVLLGLFVNSYIWLTKGYFLRPGFSIMMIASLLSLVFLLRKKFEIALKIVLIASVVSVSVGWFFGISKEAIALDEANRNIVLSIFIMIFLYFTNVKQTILIALYCLFLIFAEEFYLEQNNNMIHIADRIALFIMYSIIAIIAVRTLHGSVKEKNELIQEIHHRVRNNLQVLSGLVEMHSGSDKGNLQSILSDFQDRILAISEVHNYLYKSENYFDIDFAEVIDGIIKNLSDKLGKRTVNIENSTERVYLRIESALPCAMIFSELLSNSLKHAFPAEKGTVNVRFQKEGNKYRLRIADDGSGISDSKVWQKPKTSGFTLIQILTKQIKGSFEIFSGSGSTAILEFNA, from the coding sequence ATGGGCCTTTTGAGATTTACCGATCATATTTATAAAGAGAAGGATTATCTGACTCGCAATAAGGCGTTTCATCTTTTTATCTTCAACGTAGCATCGGTCCTGCTGGGCCTATTCGTAAACTCGTACATTTGGTTGACGAAAGGATATTTTCTGCGGCCCGGTTTTTCGATCATGATGATCGCCTCTCTTCTTTCCCTGGTCTTTTTGCTTCGGAAAAAGTTCGAGATCGCGTTGAAAATCGTATTGATTGCAAGCGTCGTATCCGTCAGCGTCGGGTGGTTTTTCGGAATTTCGAAAGAAGCCATAGCCCTGGACGAGGCGAATCGGAATATCGTACTTTCGATATTTATTATGATTTTCTTATATTTTACGAACGTAAAACAAACTATTCTCATCGCTCTATATTGTTTGTTTTTGATTTTTGCGGAAGAATTTTATTTGGAACAGAATAATAACATGATTCACATCGCCGATCGTATCGCGTTGTTTATCATGTATTCCATCATTGCGATCATCGCGGTAAGAACGCTTCACGGTTCGGTGAAGGAGAAAAACGAGTTGATTCAGGAAATTCACCATCGTGTGCGGAATAATCTTCAGGTACTTTCCGGTTTGGTGGAAATGCACAGCGGTTCGGACAAGGGCAATCTTCAGAGTATCCTTTCGGATTTTCAGGATCGTATTCTTGCGATTTCGGAAGTGCACAATTATCTGTATAAGTCCGAAAATTATTTCGACATCGATTTCGCGGAGGTGATCGACGGGATCATCAAAAACCTCTCCGATAAACTCGGCAAACGAACGGTAAATATCGAAAATTCGACCGAGCGAGTTTACTTAAGAATCGAGAGCGCTCTTCCGTGCGCGATGATCTTCAGCGAACTACTTTCCAATTCCTTAAAACATGCGTTTCCCGCGGAAAAAGGGACCGTGAACGTTCGCTTTCAAAAGGAAGGAAACAAGTATCGTCTTCGGATTGCGGACGACGGTTCGGGAATTTCCGATTCTAAGGTTTGGCAAAAACCGAAAACTTCGGGTTTTACTTTGATCCAGATTTTAACGAAACAGATTAAGGGAAGTTTTGAAATTTTTTCGGGCTCCGGTTCCACCGCGATCCTTGAATTCAACGCCTAA
- a CDS encoding helix-turn-helix transcriptional regulator, with product MKLWFPQEKRFYFFSLYVFLILLWILEEILTYLFDINWIERSQAYFTSIEAAFGLLSIVGIFFLFQEIRHTQADIESAKVAIEGLKNKNQLLVHTNRSFWESLQRQLEEWNLTDKEKEIALLLLRGMSNHQIAAIRGKSLKTIENQTFSIYQKSGTTGKLEFIAYFISPLLPEEEED from the coding sequence ATGAAACTCTGGTTTCCCCAAGAAAAGCGGTTCTACTTTTTTTCACTTTATGTTTTTCTAATTTTACTTTGGATCTTGGAAGAGATCCTAACGTATTTATTCGATATAAACTGGATCGAAAGATCCCAGGCTTATTTCACATCGATCGAAGCCGCCTTCGGACTTTTATCGATCGTTGGAATTTTCTTTTTATTCCAGGAAATCCGACATACGCAAGCGGACATCGAATCCGCGAAAGTCGCCATCGAAGGTTTAAAAAATAAGAATCAGCTCTTGGTTCACACCAATCGGTCCTTTTGGGAATCCCTGCAAAGGCAATTGGAAGAATGGAACCTCACCGATAAGGAAAAGGAAATCGCGCTTCTTCTGCTCCGTGGAATGTCCAATCATCAAATCGCGGCAATTCGGGGAAAAAGTCTTAAAACCATCGAAAATCAAACCTTCTCCATTTATCAAAAGTCGGGAACGACGGGAAAACTTGAATTCATCGCTTACTTCATTTCTCCGCTTCTTCCCGAAGAGGAAGAGGATTGA
- the cyoE gene encoding heme o synthase produces the protein MTNTFLSDWNQMIKPRVTTLVLATIIPGLYLAGEQSPSGFLIAITLFGTFLMSSASFIFNQVIEKDRDAKMKRTSNRPIPAGRIGVVQATFVGLAMTGISFYLLTVYVNLLTAFCAFAALISYVFLYTILLKPRTTQNIVIGGVAGCVGPLIGYAAIGNSLPIQAWILFTMIFLWTPAHFWALAIFLKDDYSDADFPMLPVVKGIDKTAKSIFFYTILYSASCISFYFLEPSMGYLYLFTAIAVCIWMGILSYQLIQKPERQSARKFFFFSILHLFIVNIMIVVDHLI, from the coding sequence ATGACAAATACGTTCTTATCCGATTGGAATCAAATGATCAAACCGAGAGTTACGACCCTCGTTTTGGCGACGATCATTCCGGGTTTATATCTAGCAGGCGAACAATCCCCTTCCGGGTTTTTGATTGCCATAACTCTTTTCGGAACGTTTTTGATGTCTTCGGCTTCGTTTATCTTCAATCAGGTGATCGAAAAGGACCGGGACGCGAAGATGAAACGCACATCCAATCGTCCGATTCCTGCAGGGAGAATCGGCGTCGTTCAAGCTACGTTCGTCGGCCTTGCGATGACCGGAATTTCTTTTTATCTCCTTACGGTTTACGTAAATCTTCTCACGGCGTTCTGCGCGTTTGCGGCGCTGATTTCCTACGTTTTCTTATACACGATTCTTTTAAAACCGAGAACCACACAAAACATCGTAATCGGTGGCGTTGCGGGTTGCGTCGGTCCTTTGATCGGTTATGCGGCGATCGGAAATTCTCTTCCGATTCAAGCGTGGATTTTATTCACGATGATTTTTCTATGGACCCCGGCGCATTTCTGGGCCTTAGCGATTTTTCTCAAAGACGATTATTCGGACGCGGATTTTCCGATGCTGCCCGTCGTCAAAGGAATCGATAAAACGGCGAAGTCGATTTTCTTTTATACGATTTTGTATTCCGCTTCGTGTATCAGTTTTTATTTTCTCGAACCTTCGATGGGATACTTATACTTGTTCACGGCGATTGCGGTTTGCATTTGGATGGGAATTCTTTCGTATCAATTGATTCAAAAACCGGAACGTCAATCCGCGAGAAAGTTCTTTTTCTTTTCCATTCTTCATTTGTTCATCGTAAACATCATGATCGTAGTCGATCATCTTATTTAA
- a CDS encoding DUF1564 domain-containing protein, whose translation MGVLLLNSNHTIRSILRENHSEVVTLLVPKRTLLGLDEKQKKFLPKRIPFLLKRYAKYLSSTKRLSSNSRKTLYQPSFGKNQMVRMNVRVGTGSWALLGLFAQVHGVSRCYLFNFLVNLDRVGVGESIVSTMNEGGPTFHSNYSYILHLDLLGNRITRSLKCDPIDSFYVLNYQEWFDS comes from the coding sequence ATGGGCGTATTACTTTTAAATTCGAATCACACGATTCGATCCATTCTCCGTGAAAATCATTCGGAAGTTGTTACTTTGCTTGTTCCGAAACGAACTTTGCTCGGACTTGATGAAAAACAAAAGAAATTTCTGCCGAAACGAATTCCGTTTCTTTTGAAGAGATATGCAAAGTATCTTTCGTCTACAAAACGTTTGAGTTCTAATTCACGGAAGACGTTGTATCAGCCGAGTTTTGGAAAAAATCAAATGGTGAGAATGAATGTTCGAGTCGGTACAGGAAGTTGGGCTTTGTTAGGTTTGTTCGCGCAGGTTCACGGTGTTTCCCGTTGTTATCTTTTTAATTTTCTTGTGAATTTGGATCGGGTCGGGGTTGGAGAATCTATCGTGAGTACGATGAATGAGGGAGGTCCCACATTTCATTCGAATTACAGTTATATCCTCCACCTCGATCTATTGGGTAACCGGATAACCAGGTCACTAAAATGCGACCCAATCGACAGTTTTTACGTCTTAAATTATCAAGAATGGTTCGATTCTTGA
- a CDS encoding 3-hydroxyacyl-CoA dehydrogenase family protein: MREIKTVTVLGANGTMGAGSAAIVASFGKAKVHMLARDISKAKEGIEKAIGSVKTDTIRPRLIPGSYDADLEKAVAESDWVFELVAESYEVKEPINKRIASSRRPGTIVSTVSSGLSIERLSKAFDEDGQKHYFGTHFFNPPYKMILCELVSHKGSDKKVLKQLGEYLDKVLGRAVVYTNDTPAFAGNRIGFQLINEVAQIAEKYSDKGGIALMDAIMSGYTGRAMAPLDTADFVGLDVHKAIVDNLYEMTKDAAHSTFKMPGYFQKLIDKGDLGRKAGGGLYKMSKTPDGKKEKLVYNIGADLYEPVPKFDIDFIRQANRRISEADYIGAMNIVKEAKGFEADLARYFIARYVSYSLSIVGEVVDTKEMADLAMGTGFNWAPASAFVDFLGGPKDAIQLIEKAKLPVPEVLAKAKPGKPFYELKEKLDARSLFKG; the protein is encoded by the coding sequence ATGAGAGAGATAAAAACAGTTACAGTATTAGGCGCGAATGGTACTATGGGCGCCGGTTCAGCGGCAATCGTTGCCTCATTCGGAAAGGCAAAAGTCCACATGCTTGCTCGGGACATAAGCAAAGCGAAAGAAGGGATTGAAAAAGCGATTGGCTCGGTCAAGACGGATACGATTCGTCCAAGACTGATTCCCGGTTCTTACGACGCGGATTTGGAAAAAGCCGTTGCGGAATCGGATTGGGTCTTTGAACTCGTTGCGGAAAGTTACGAAGTTAAAGAACCGATCAACAAAAGAATCGCGAGCTCCAGAAGACCCGGAACCATCGTTTCCACGGTATCTTCCGGACTTTCCATCGAAAGACTTTCCAAAGCCTTCGACGAAGACGGACAAAAGCATTATTTCGGAACTCACTTCTTCAACCCTCCTTACAAAATGATTCTTTGCGAACTCGTTTCCCACAAAGGATCGGATAAGAAAGTTCTCAAACAACTCGGCGAATATCTGGATAAGGTTCTTGGCCGCGCGGTCGTTTATACGAACGATACTCCCGCGTTTGCCGGAAACAGAATCGGATTTCAGCTTATCAACGAAGTCGCTCAAATTGCGGAAAAATATTCCGATAAGGGTGGGATCGCTCTGATGGACGCGATCATGAGCGGTTACACAGGAAGAGCAATGGCACCTCTGGACACTGCGGACTTCGTAGGACTCGACGTTCACAAAGCGATCGTGGATAACCTCTATGAGATGACTAAGGACGCGGCTCATTCTACTTTTAAAATGCCGGGTTACTTCCAAAAGCTCATCGATAAAGGCGACCTCGGAAGAAAAGCGGGCGGCGGTCTTTACAAGATGTCCAAAACTCCGGACGGCAAGAAAGAAAAGTTAGTCTATAATATAGGCGCCGATCTTTACGAGCCCGTTCCTAAATTCGACATTGATTTTATTCGTCAGGCGAACCGAAGAATTTCCGAAGCGGACTACATAGGCGCAATGAACATCGTAAAAGAAGCGAAAGGTTTTGAAGCGGACCTCGCGAGATACTTCATCGCAAGATACGTTAGTTACTCTCTCTCGATCGTCGGCGAAGTCGTAGACACCAAAGAAATGGCGGACCTCGCGATGGGAACGGGATTCAACTGGGCTCCCGCTTCCGCATTCGTCGATTTTTTAGGCGGACCTAAGGATGCGATTCAACTGATCGAAAAAGCAAAACTTCCGGTTCCTGAAGTATTAGCAAAAGCGAAACCAGGAAAGCCGTTCTACGAGCTGAAGGAAAAGCTTGACGCTCGTTCACTTTTCAAAGGATAA
- a CDS encoding COX15/CtaA family protein: MSANSNLSSKFHLFYKISLFLSILIFLNLLYGPLVRATGSGLACPDWPFCFGKIFPTFDFQIFMEVSHRYYSGFLGLILLGLTIWTFVDATLRKEFGIYLGLAVLLLISQINLGRLTVTLKLDPTSVNLHLLNAIAFFLVILTVAIDSRGKALHQRKTFVKADSIFRKDNILFFLLLIGITVQIVLGGRVSSHYAGLACPDFPTCWGQWLPDNPLEIVKIQVIHRFGAYTVALFLAIALGFAIWKRFPTTSKRFLQISMYLLVAQIILGILNVFFGLPKLVTALHTGFAVLLLTSSYLSLLSRAVFLTSENERRPER; this comes from the coding sequence ATGAGCGCTAACTCGAACCTTTCATCTAAATTTCATTTATTTTACAAAATCTCTCTGTTCTTGAGCATTCTTATTTTTTTGAATTTGCTCTACGGACCTTTGGTGAGAGCGACCGGCTCCGGGCTTGCTTGTCCGGATTGGCCGTTTTGTTTCGGGAAAATTTTCCCGACCTTCGACTTTCAGATTTTTATGGAAGTTTCCCATCGTTATTATTCCGGTTTCTTGGGTTTGATTCTTTTAGGACTTACAATCTGGACTTTTGTCGATGCGACTCTCCGTAAAGAATTCGGAATCTATTTGGGTTTAGCGGTTCTTCTTTTAATTTCGCAGATCAATCTGGGAAGATTGACCGTTACGTTAAAACTCGACCCTACTTCCGTTAACCTGCATCTTTTAAACGCGATCGCATTCTTTTTAGTCATTCTCACGGTCGCGATCGATTCGAGAGGAAAGGCTCTACATCAAAGGAAAACGTTCGTCAAGGCCGATTCTATATTCAGAAAAGATAATATCTTATTCTTTCTTCTTTTGATCGGAATCACGGTTCAAATCGTTTTGGGAGGACGCGTTAGTTCTCATTACGCCGGACTCGCATGTCCCGATTTTCCGACTTGCTGGGGACAATGGCTTCCCGACAATCCGTTGGAAATCGTAAAAATTCAGGTGATCCATCGATTCGGCGCCTACACGGTGGCTTTATTTCTCGCAATCGCGCTCGGCTTCGCGATTTGGAAAAGATTCCCGACAACTTCCAAACGATTTCTTCAGATTTCGATGTATCTTCTGGTCGCTCAAATCATTTTAGGAATTCTGAATGTGTTTTTCGGACTTCCCAAACTTGTGACGGCGCTGCATACTGGTTTTGCGGTTTTACTGCTGACTTCTTCTTATCTTTCTCTGCTTTCTCGCGCCGTTTTTCTGACATCGGAAAACGAACGGAGGCCTGAAAGATAA
- the coxB gene encoding cytochrome c oxidase subunit II, translating to MTWLNLITATSFMPVQASEVAKNVDNLYLFLLVSSLISFVILIGGMTWFIFKYRRKTDTDKTAYITHNTLAEFLWSFIPLVIMIVIFWWGWVIFADLRRVHDKGDIEIHVTARQWQWTFKYPNGVTVVSPNATEKLNTLFQPNGIYVPVGKTVRLVMTSQDVLHSFYVPAFRNKMDAIPGRYTTLTFTPTEKGDFVVYCTEFCGTSHSNMLSAIRVVDSETFDKWYAAAGNVDLSKVPPAELGKKLYAEKACAGCHSIDGSRLVGPSYKGLFGSAREFEAGPGANADENYIRKSILQPTAQVVKGYPPAMPSYQGQLSDDEINALIEYIKTLK from the coding sequence ATGACCTGGTTGAACCTCATTACGGCAACAAGTTTCATGCCGGTTCAGGCTTCCGAAGTAGCAAAGAATGTAGATAATCTCTATCTCTTTCTACTCGTATCCAGTCTGATCTCCTTTGTCATTCTCATCGGGGGAATGACTTGGTTTATTTTCAAATACAGGAGAAAGACCGACACTGATAAGACTGCCTATATTACCCACAATACTTTGGCAGAATTCCTTTGGTCCTTTATTCCCTTAGTAATCATGATCGTGATCTTCTGGTGGGGTTGGGTGATTTTTGCCGATCTCAGAAGAGTTCACGATAAAGGCGATATCGAAATCCACGTAACCGCTAGACAATGGCAATGGACTTTTAAATATCCGAACGGAGTTACCGTCGTTTCTCCTAACGCGACCGAAAAGTTGAATACCCTTTTTCAACCGAATGGGATTTACGTTCCCGTCGGAAAAACGGTTCGTCTCGTTATGACTTCTCAGGATGTTCTTCACTCTTTCTATGTTCCCGCTTTCCGGAATAAGATGGATGCGATCCCGGGACGTTATACAACTTTGACGTTCACTCCGACTGAAAAGGGAGATTTCGTAGTTTATTGTACTGAATTTTGCGGAACTTCTCACTCGAATATGCTTTCCGCGATTCGTGTCGTGGATTCGGAAACGTTCGACAAATGGTACGCCGCGGCTGGAAACGTGGATCTTTCCAAAGTTCCTCCTGCGGAACTCGGTAAAAAACTCTACGCAGAAAAAGCTTGTGCGGGCTGTCACTCGATCGACGGTTCCCGTCTGGTTGGGCCTTCTTACAAAGGTCTTTTTGGAAGCGCGAGAGAATTTGAAGCCGGTCCAGGTGCGAACGCAGATGAGAATTACATTCGTAAATCGATTCTTCAGCCGACAGCTCAAGTCGTAAAAGGTTATCCGCCTGCGATGCCTTCTTATCAGGGACAGCTTTCCGACGACGAAATCAACGCTCTGATCGAGTATATTAAAACCCTTAAATAG